Proteins found in one Limnothrix sp. FACHB-406 genomic segment:
- a CDS encoding late competence development ComFB family protein, whose product MSIEKIVEQALRDGYLTPAMEAEVGRICDTASELSIEEYMALDRLMGALLTGEVVVLPRKQFINVMEELVLTEAITRVAEIETTSDRALDVGDIAAYALNRLPPLYATTEEGANYQRQRAKEQLQDLIASQVNEAIVHSQSKPEFFPERQPLGKPSGDVLSQVSALLQSSAPAFEADVPGSTKR is encoded by the coding sequence ATGAGCATCGAAAAAATTGTTGAACAAGCGTTACGCGATGGCTATTTGACTCCGGCCATGGAAGCGGAAGTGGGGCGGATTTGCGATACAGCTTCCGAGTTATCGATCGAGGAGTATATGGCTCTCGATCGATTGATGGGTGCATTGCTGACTGGTGAAGTGGTTGTGCTGCCGCGCAAGCAATTTATCAACGTCATGGAAGAGTTGGTGCTCACGGAGGCCATTACCCGAGTCGCGGAAATTGAAACCACCAGCGATCGGGCTTTGGATGTGGGCGATATTGCTGCCTATGCCCTCAATCGCTTGCCGCCCCTCTATGCCACCACTGAGGAGGGAGCCAACTACCAACGCCAACGGGCCAAGGAACAGCTCCAAGACCTGATTGCCAGCCAGGTGAACGAAGCCATTGTTCACAGCCAATCCAAGCCGGAATTCTTCCCAGAGCGGCAACCCCTTGGCAAGCCCAGCGGCGATGTGCTCTCGCAAGTTAGCGCCCTGTTGCAATCTTCGGCCCCAGCCTTCGAGGCCGATGTGCCCGGTAGTACCAAACGCTAG
- a CDS encoding sigma-70 family RNA polymerase sigma factor has translation MSYSPPVPWSKIEAALPQTPVPPQKLSSADLVLRCQAGLQPDRAAFSELLRRYQPHVDRVLYHLAPDWSDRADLAQEVWLRVYRHLHRLKEPEKFRGWLSRIATNLFYDELRKRKRDRAPVSLDATRQLDDGELDWEIASPDPSPEENLSSQEFYEKLREAIADLPEAFRTTIILREIEDLPYEQIAEMTGVSLGTVKSRIARARARLQTQLQNYLNH, from the coding sequence ATGAGCTACTCCCCGCCCGTGCCCTGGTCCAAGATCGAGGCCGCCTTGCCCCAAACGCCTGTGCCGCCTCAGAAATTATCAAGCGCTGATTTGGTGCTGCGTTGCCAAGCAGGCTTGCAGCCTGATCGGGCTGCTTTTTCAGAACTGCTGCGGCGCTACCAGCCCCATGTGGATCGCGTGCTATATCACCTTGCGCCGGACTGGTCCGATCGGGCAGACCTCGCGCAGGAGGTGTGGTTGCGGGTCTATCGCCACCTCCACCGCCTCAAGGAGCCAGAAAAGTTCCGGGGATGGTTGAGCCGCATTGCCACCAATTTGTTTTATGACGAATTGCGCAAACGGAAGCGCGATCGGGCCCCCGTCTCCTTAGATGCCACACGGCAACTGGACGATGGCGAACTGGATTGGGAAATTGCCTCCCCTGACCCCAGCCCCGAAGAGAACCTATCCTCGCAAGAGTTCTACGAGAAGCTGCGAGAGGCGATCGCCGATTTGCCTGAAGCCTTCCGCACCACGATCATTCTGCGGGAAATTGAAGATTTGCCCTACGAGCAAATTGCGGAAATGACCGGGGTTTCATTGGGCACAGTGAAATCGCGAATTGCTCGGGCCCGGGCCCGCTTGCAAACGCAACTGCAAAATTACCTCAATCACTAG
- a CDS encoding anti-sigma factor, producing MTSEMRPHGQDPDWSEAFWSRVAASDSDRSLNQDLDGDRLERDYLDPNSDPAITESWGSGSPIGLEQFELLSAYLDDEVTPEERQQVETWLATDSAVQQVFRTMGGLSRSITQIPVPAAAPIEQTVQGVLAKLDRRKQRLQWVGGSAIAAVVTAALASISTGWQEPSWQMASYRSTPEQSLALSSQSPTLAPTEPAASPTGQTPRSVVDRALIIE from the coding sequence ATGACTTCTGAAATGCGTCCCCATGGACAAGACCCTGATTGGTCCGAAGCGTTCTGGTCTCGGGTTGCGGCATCGGATTCTGATCGCAGCCTCAACCAAGACCTAGACGGCGATCGCCTAGAGCGGGATTACCTCGACCCAAACTCCGATCCTGCGATTACGGAATCTTGGGGTTCGGGTTCCCCCATTGGCCTTGAGCAGTTTGAGTTGCTCAGTGCTTATCTTGATGATGAAGTCACCCCTGAAGAGCGACAACAGGTCGAAACCTGGTTGGCGACGGATTCAGCGGTGCAACAGGTTTTTAGAACGATGGGTGGTTTGAGCCGCTCAATCACTCAGATCCCGGTGCCCGCTGCGGCCCCGATCGAGCAAACGGTGCAAGGCGTGTTGGCCAAGCTCGATCGCCGGAAACAGCGACTGCAATGGGTTGGTGGCTCCGCGATCGCGGCGGTGGTGACGGCGGCCTTGGCTTCCATCAGCACGGGCTGGCAGGAACCAAGCTGGCAAATGGCGAGCTATCGATCGACCCCTGAGCAGTCCCTGGCCTTGTCTAGCCAATCGCCAACGCTGGCCCCCACGGAGCCGGCCGCTTCGCCCACTGGTCAAACGCCGCGATCGGTGGTCGATCGTGCCCTGATCATTGAATAG